The Colias croceus chromosome 11, ilColCroc2.1 genome has a segment encoding these proteins:
- the LOC123695487 gene encoding pyridoxal-dependent decarboxylase domain-containing protein 1 codes for MGDAQNADIETGQTSPGEEAQPEVDRRLFGGLEFQVSEVVGRLEAVVNAQDSQDAVDEEKKPELRKVSGSVFEPEEMAMDEILKVLEDLVLKTDPSCENTDPPLLPTDSVTRAAILSHSISALFGRLERSHAARLGAHIASETTLWMSHMFRLSDYSAYYHQEQLEGLVRVTRMLLHHRYPRYLEDGALAFASRLPCIYSCVASPLGVVQHLCRQLGLPLACVRPVPVDVAGRGMDTEALDKLCEEDITSNRTPLLVLGEVGGPPLGAGSLLGPLADVCKKRNMHLHVRGHALALPAALNRDQTYNIADSLTLTPGLWFGVPGLPTVTFYRAPEPITANDHSKGVNAAGSREGTLCVVAGLCSGAARLSALPLWTCARAAGATRLAARLDAAFRSARAARALLASAGLRLLSERPGGDEPPNVDIVEAISQASACVAFQFAPPGVEKPPPYYDKLNSWLGQVLQREADMIHIEVCETEAYGVVLRYCPLEGALLEEDKLEAWGGVLAAQLHVLHATVALREPFQARVAQHPALRLVHVPGWAGLGGVRYIPPGWEDAPTEELNSLNRKLVHTLRATDGAFSCGEGEDGMFCVRFGMVTADTDVDELLDLVLSAGKEVEESSKVLTDMTEVLKKGIEAAQEELEREAWQEGLLRRVPVVGRVVSWWAPPAQPAGRRLLLTHGTLQSTRDLYSCVKKDKQDEPARAHSPTRQETSE; via the exons ATGGGAGATGCACAAAATGCGGATATAGAAACAGGCCAAACAAGTCCTGGGGAAGAAGCCCAACCGGAAGTG GACCGGCGCCTATTTGGCGGGCTAGAATTCCAAGTATCCGAAGTTGTGGGACGATTAGAAGCTGTAGTCAATGCCCAAGATTCCCAAGATGCAGTGGACGAAGAGAAAAAACCGGAACTGCGGAAAGTCAGCGGTAGTGTGTTTGAACCGGAAGAAATGGCTATGGACGAGATATTAAAGGTTTTAGAAGATCTGGTGCTGAAGACAGACCCTAGTTGTGAAAATACGGATCCACCTTTACTACCGACAGATTCTGTGACTCGTGCAGCCATTCTATCGCACAGTATTTCAGCGTTGTTTGGAAGATTGGAAAGAAGTCATGCAGCCAGACTTGGTGCTCATATAGCGAGCGAAACGACTCTTTGGATGTCACACATGTTTAG GTTATCAGACTACAGTGCCTATTATCACCAAGAGCAATTAGAAGGTCTGGTTAGAGTCACAAGGATGCTGCTCCACCACAGGTACCCACGGTATTTGGAAGACGGAG cGTTAGCATTTGCAAGCCGTCTACCATGCATCTACAGCTGTGTGGCCAGTCCGCTGGGCGTGGTGCAGCACTTGTGCAGGCAGCTGGGTCTGCCGCTGGCCTGTGTGCGGCCTGTTCCTGTGGATGTTGCAG GTCGAGGCATGGACACAGAAGCGCTAGACAAGCTGTGCGAAGAGGATATAACCAGTAATCGAACCCCGCTACTCGTGCTCGGGGAGGTGGGAGGCCCACCGCTGGGAGCTGGGTCGTTATTGGGCCCACTGGCTGATGTGTGCAAGAAACGGAACATGCATTTACATGTTAGGGGACACGCATTGGCTTTGCCCGCTGCGCTTAATAGAGATCAG ACATACAACATAGCAGATTCTCTCACATTAACACCCGGGTTGTGGTTTGGTGTTCCTGGATTGCCCACTGTT ACATTTTATAGAGCCCCAGAACCAATAACAGCCAACGATCACTCTAAAGGCGTGAATGcg GCGGGCAGCCGCGAAGGTACGCTGTGCGTAGTGGCCGGGCTGTGCAGCGGAGCGGCCCGGCTCAGCGCGTTGCCGCTGTGGACGTGCGCGCGGGCCGCCGGCGCGACGCGGCTCGCCGCGCGGCTGGACGCGGCGTTCCGCTCCGCGCGCGCCGCGCGTGCGCTGCTGGCGAGCGCCGGCCTGCGACTGCTG AGTGAAAGACCGGGAGGAGATGAACCACCAAACGTAGACATAGTG GAAGCAATAAGCCAAGCGTCAGCATGTGTAGCCTTTCAATTCGCGCCCCCCGGCGTGGAAAAGCCACCGCCGTATTACGACAAACTGAATTCCTGGCTCGGTCAAGTGTTACAACGGGAAGCTGATATG ATCCACATAGAGGTGTGCGAGACGGAGGCATACGGCGTAGTCCTCCGCTACTGCCCGCTAGAGGGCGCTTTACTCGAGGAGGACAAGCTGGAGGCGTGGGGCGGCGTGCTGGCGGCGCAGCTGCACGTGCTGCACGCCACCGTGGCGCTGCGCGAGCCCTTCCAGGCGCGCGTGGCTCAGCACCCCGCGCTGCGGCTCGTGCACGTGCCCGGGTGGGCCG GTCTCGGCGGTGTTCGCTACATTCCACCGGGCTGGGAAGACGCACCAACAGAAGAATTGAACTCGTTGAACAGAAAGCTGGTGCACACGCTGCGTGCGACGGACGGCGCGTTTTCCTGCGGGGAGGGGGAGGATGGCATGTTCTGTGTTAG GTTTGGAATGGTAACAGCGGACACAGATGTAGATGAATTGTTGGATTTAGTTTTATCCGCTGGTAAAGAAGTGGAGGAAAGTTCGAAGGTCCTCACTGATATGACTGAAGTATTGAAAAaag GTATAGAAGCAGCACAAGAGGAGCTGGAACGCGAGGCGTGGCAGGAGGGCCTGCTGCGGCGCGTGCCGGTGGTGGGGCGCGTGGTGTCGTGGTGGGCGCCGCCCGCGCAGCCCGCCGGCCGCCGCCTGCTGCTCACGCACGGCACGCTGCAGAGCACGCGCGACCTCTACAG
- the LOC123695418 gene encoding NADH-ubiquinone oxidoreductase subunit 8-like, with the protein MSLAKIFSVSSRVRACASSTLIRHAQYSTPSEGRVEKVYPPEVPGYKYVNAEDQDMSFKAMTDRAAQTIFWTELIRGFAVTLAHIFKEPATINYPFEKGPLSPRFRGEHALRRYPSGEERCIACKLCEAICPAQAITIEAEERKDGSRRTTRYDIDMTKCIYCGFCQEACPVDAIVEGPNFEFSTETHEELLYNKEKLLSNGDKWESEIAANIKADHLYR; encoded by the exons atgtcCCTTGCTAAAATCTTTTCAGTATCATCTCGAg TGCGAGCCTGTGCAAGCAGCACTCTCATCCGCCATGCGCAATACAGCACGCCAAGTGAAGGCAGAGTGGAGAAGGTGTACCCACCGGAAGTGCCTGGTTACAAATATGTGAATGCGGAGGACCAGGATATGAGCTTTAAGGCCATGACTGACAGAGCCGCTCAGACAATATTCTGGACTGAGTTGATTAGAGGTTTTGCTGTCACTTTAGCTCATATTTTCAAG GAGCCAGCGACAATCAACTACCCCTTCGAGAAAGGGCCTCTCTCGCCCCGTTTCAGAGGAGAACACGCTTTACGGCGCTATCCCTCTGGGGAGGAGAGGTGCATCGCTTGCAAGCTGTGCGAAGCTATTTGTCCTGCGCAG GCTATTACAATTGAAGCTGAGGAGCGCAAGGACGGTTCCCGAAGAACGACGCGTTATGATATCGACATGACCAAGTGCATCTACTGTGGCTTCTGTCAG GAGGCGTGCCCCGTAGACGCGATCGTGGAAGGACCCAACTTCGAGTTCTCGACCGAAACTCACGAAGAACTCCTCTACAACAAGGAAAAGTTACTTTCCAACGGCGACAAATGGGAAAGCGAAATAGCTGCTAATATTAAAGCTGATCATCTTTACCGTTAA